The DNA sequence TAATGATGAAGTTAAtggatgttttttttcttacttatataatgtttaattttcttattgaaattcatctatatttcaaatttataaacCCAAGATGTAAGTGCAGTGATAATAATAGACAGTCATTATAATTTCTTACACAAGACGGAAACTCTATAATATCATTGAAAATTGAAGCGTCAATATTACATTTCACATAACTTGTAACAAGCTTGGTCCATCTGATTTGATCTCTTGGATTTTCTGAGCAATGACTTCCATGAGGTGCAGTGCAACTTTGAGTTGCATTCCATTCGTGCATGTATTGTAATAATAGATTCACTGAGAGTTGAATTAGTTTTCGAATATTCTCCCAGATATTCATTTCTCATGCGCCACAAACACACAGAAAAGAGCCACCTCTGTTAGACCTTTTAAGTATAATAATAgcaaaagtttgattttctcAAGGGTATTATTAATAAGTgtttttagaatattaattaaaaagataaaatatttagtatAAAGATTTTAAGAGAaggtaaacaaaaataattaataatacaattttatgtattttaattaaaaaattgtcttttaattttttaaccaatatctTAATAACActtattaacatttattttttcttaattaatcaaTGTCTAAATATTCTAATCTGTTTGTATTGAGTTTTAAGTTTAAAGTATACATGtattaacaaaaaagaagaagtttaaAGTGTAGATAAGAActtcattatttataataattgagtaaaatacattaatatttttaatttttttagattgtacacaaatttcttatttttttaatatttataataatttttcttacaaagatatatgatttaatatttttaaacgaTTAAAAGGTTAGTAtaatgtacaatttttttaaacaattaagagAATTAGCGTAGAGATAAAAACATATTGAGAGAAATTTAACGATCCCatatttataattgtaatttACTCAAAATAATTCTATTTGACTTTAACAAATTGTTTGGTGTGGACTGTGgtcaacagaaaaaaaaaaaaaaaaaaaaagaggaggaggtaaaattcattttgaaaaagATTAGTTCCTAActatcaattgaaaatccttacaaaaaaaaactatcaactgaaattaaaattagcCTGATAAAAGAAAcacgaaaaagaaaaacaataattaataaacaataacaatACATGGAATAAGCGAGGACTGAATTATTATTGCCAGAACGAGAACTGCAATTTATAATTTGGAATTTCCAATTCATAATCATAGGGTGAGAAATTTTGGTCCCGGGAATCTTCACCATAGGCCACTCACGTTATCTTTTTTCATCACTTCTTCTTCACCTTCGATCCTTCCTATGTCCAATTAATTGTTTAAGGAGAGGACCAACTCATAACGTCacaaacaatattattattaacatttaGATTTAGGTGGTGGTGGATTTCAAATTCCAGCTAttactattgttgttgttgttgtttttttttatcgaaaaCCCCCAATCCTAAGGAAtcgaaattgaaattgaaacagAGCAACACAGAGCCTGATTTGTTCCAATCGGTGTGGGCTATGGAGAGTGTGAATGATCTGATCCAAGAGGCCAAGCTCCGCACTCTCTGGTGGGCACTCTGTATATTCGCCGTTTCCTATTTCCTAACTCGTaagttttccttttcttctctttttgatTTCTCAGTATCTACTTTAGTTTAATATTAGTGAATTAGTGTATGAATCTCGTGTTTCCACTCTcaattttggtttaatttttggAATTGGTAGCTCCAGCTTTACCAATTTTGCTTGGTTAGTCTTTGTTAATGCTGCTTCAGCTCATTGGTAATGGTTACGTTATGACTGTGGATTGTGGAATTTTATTGATGAACTGAACTCACTATgattgtttgtatgtttgtttgCTAGCCAAAGTGGTCTAGTTCAATTGGTTAAACAATGTGTGTGAGTTGTTGTAAACCCCTGGCACTTGAGTTCAATtcctatgaataaaaaaaatgtttgtttgcTAGTGTGTAAGTGGTTTACTCTATCTAGTTTGGCTGTTTATGGCTTTGTTTTGGTTATGAGTTATGACTTCAATTGAAGAGTTCATgtgatcttttcctttttaataggaAAGAAGGGACAAAAATGGAGAATATATTATGATTGCCATTCAATTGACTtgctttttttgtctttgtactTATGTTTGTTCTGTTTGGTGATGTTGTGTCGTAGATACTAGTAAATCAATGTGGATGAATGTACCCATGTCGATCCTATTTGTTGTGGGGCTGCGCATTCTTTTCAATAGGGTGGAGTTTCGTTGGAAGCTTCAACAGCCTAGACCGCAGACCTATCTATCTCATTTGGAGAAAAAGCAGTTGTCTCTCAATGATCCATGCCTCACTAGTTTGCCTTCCCCTGCAAAATGGAAGAGGAAAATTGATTCTCCTGCTGTGGAGGCTGCAATGAGTGATTTCATTGATAAGATTTTGAAggattttgtggttgatttgtGGTACTCAGAGATTTCTCCAGATAAGGAGTTTCCGGAGCAGATACGGGCAATAATCATGGATGTTCTAGCTGAAATATCAGGAAGGGTTAAAGAGATAAACCTGGTTGACCTGCTGACAAGGTATCTGGTTTTCCATTTCCTGTATTCACTGCCAGAgagaaagtattttaaaaactactaattttcttatgtttcatttacatttcaggGATTTAGTAGATTTAATAGGTGTTCACATAGAACTTTTCAGAAGAAATCAAGCTGTTATAGGTGTTAATATTATGAAAACATTATCTTCTGAGGAGCGGAATGACAGATTAAAATTCCATCTGTTGAATTCTAAGGAGCTTCATCCGGCACTAATATCTCCTGAGAGTGAGTACAAGGTGTGAGTGGAGTGTTTTGatgttatattttgtttcttttgagaATTAGGTCTTCTGTCTCATCTCATTAATGCTCTTTTTGTCAGGTTCTTCAGCGGCTAATGAGTGCTGTTTTAGCTACAGTACTAAGACAACGAGAAGCTCAGTGTCCTGTGATTCGTTCTATATCTCGGGAATTATTAACTTGCTTGGTAATGCAGCCTATTATGAATTTGGCAAGCCCTGGGTATGTCGTTGAATATTTTGtcttatgtttatttttggtGATAATTCATTTTTCAAGAGGTGGATCATAGTAATATCTACTGTATGGAAGGATTACTCCATTCAAGATTTAaagttttgtgtgtttttttagacaattagttttattttttttctattatttgttGAAATCATATTTAGGGCTTACTTAGTTAAGTAGGTTGAAAGTGGGAAGGAACAATATAGAGGACAGAATGATGATGATTTTTCAAACAGTGCTATGGCCCTGAGTATGAATACATTTTATTGTCCCCCttctcatatttattttatatcaagcATGTGTAAGGTGATTTTGTTCTGTTCTGGCTTTGTGCTTATGAAATTGTAGATATAAAACTATTAGACTAGAAAAAAGTGGGAGGTTATGGATCATATAAGGTTGAAGGCTGAGAAGTGAAAGGGTAGCTACTGGGACAGTAGCAAGTTTAATATATTCTGGATGTCTAAGCGTAGGTCAAGGGGGAAATATTATGGGATTTAGGGTGTCAATAGGTTGAGTGACGAGTCTTTGGGTTGCAAGAAAAATGACAGAGAATATAAGAACCTGTGAATTAGCACCTAGGTTATTTATGAACTATGTCTAACATGTACTAATTGTCTAATCGTAATCATTGTGTTTCCATTTTTAAACAATTGTTTTTGGTTTTCCACATCTTTTATACACTAACCCTCTTGTTTTATCCAAGGGCATTTCTAAATTTAAAgatttatatgtataattaaaaattaaaatgcttaCTTTTGTGGAATTTAAGTTGGAGAGGTGAAAGAAGCCCTTAAGAGGATGAATAATGGTAAAGTTGTTGGCCCTTACCTATTGAAGTTTGGAAATGTGTAGGAGAACATTATATCATTTGGCTCATTAAGTTATTTAACGAGATTTTGAGATCTAAGAAAATGTTAGATGAATTGAGGAGGATCACTTTGCAAGAACAAGGGAGATATTCAAAATCGTGTAAGTGTAAACTACCAAGGTGTAAAACTTATGAGCCACACTATGAAATTATAAGAAACAGTGATTGAGCATAGATTAAGAAAAGAGACTAGGATTGTGGAGAGTAGCATTGTAAATTTAGTGCAAGAACCAAGAGGAAAACAACTTGGAGGTGAAAATTGTAAATGTCATACCATATGTTTTTAAGTTTAAGTATTTGGGATTAATATTACAAAATGATGTCATGGTGGTTAAAATGGTAAAGGGCTTCAGAGATTATTTGTGATCTCAAGACTCAAAAGTACTCTGGTAGTGTTATATTGGGCTTTAAAAGGACGAGAAAAAAATGAGAGTAGCAAAAATGAGTATGTTAAGATAAATATCTGACCAAAGAAGGCACATGATACAAAATAATTGTATATGAGAAGATATTGGTGTGACACCTATTAAGAAAAAGATGATAGAAAATTGGTTGAGGTAGTTTGGACATGTGTAAAGGTCATAGAAGGCACTGACAAAGAGAATAAATTGTATGAATTTTAACCATGTGAAAAGAGGTAGAGAGAGACCAAGAAGGACAttagagaaaattattaaaagaaatctGATGGTAAATAGTATCCTTGAGAATTTGGTTTTTAACTAAGCCAAATGACGTTGTGTGATTCATGTAGCCAATCTTACCTAGTCGGATATGGTTACTGTTATTGTTTGTTATATGTAGAGTTAAAAAGGTAAAGCATATTGTTTAATTGAgacaattgaaaatattttatgctCAAATATTGTAGAGCATTTGCTTCCTATATGGTTGGTCATCTACAAGACTGGAAAATTGGAGTAGCATTTTAACTgcatttctttataatttttgcaATTCCCATTCATGATACTATGTTTATCTTGATGATCAGGTATATTAATGAACTGATTGAATCTCTTCTACTTCTCTTTAATGATGATGGTACGGAAGGGATGGGCAGTGATCAGTCAACTAATGTAGCAAGTCTCCATCATGGTCATTCTGTTGCCAGTAAGGGTGGACACAACAATCTCACAGCCTCTAATAAGCATCCATCTTTAAATCAAGGAACTGATATGATATTGGCTAAAATGAGTGATCAGGGAGGGACATCGTTACAAGATAGCACTCTCCATCAAGAGTCTAAACAAGTTGGGCCTGCTGATTGGGCACGAATGTTGGAGGTTACAACTCAGAGGAGAACTGAAATTCTTATGCCGGAGAATCTTGAGAACATGTGGACAAAGGGAAGGAATTACAAAAGGAAAGAGAACAAAATTATCAAAGCTGGCTCTAAGGATCTTTCTGCAAAGAGTCCCTCTACAGACAGTTCACGGCCTCATAGAAAATTGGCTCAGGAAACATCAGCAAGTAAACGTGGAAAGTATGAAGTTGCAGATGGGAAGTCTTCTCTGCCGCCATTGCCTGCCATAGGTTCAGATCCCCTGCAAAATGTTGGAAGTGCAAAAAATTCAGAATCTCCTAAAAACCCTGGCAAGGAATTGTCTATTGTGGGAGATCTTGCTTCTGATGCTTATAGAAGTCCACTAAAGAGGTCGAGTAGTGCTTCTTCCTTAGGAATCCTATCTAATAAAGAAGACTCCAGAATTTCAGAGTTTTTCAACCCTGAACTTGAGAGGCACAGTGAAGGATTTCGGGGAAAGAGTTCTTCTAATATGATTGTTAGGAAAGAAGGGTCATTAGTTCCTAAGCTTCGGTGTCGGGTATGCACTTTTGGCTGTAATAGTTTTCAGATATagtattttaaatattgttaatGGATTTGATTTCTGTCGATACTTGTTGATTGTTGTTTTTGTCTACTAAAATATTTCAGGTTGTGGGAGCATATTTTGAGAAAATTGGGTCCACATGTTTTGCTGTTTATTCAATTGCAGTGACTGACGCACAAAATAAAACTTGGTTTGTAAAAAGAAGGTTTAATTCTTTCAtacatttttataaaagcaGTAGTAAACAATTTacctttgaaatttgaaatttaacacAGACAATTTAATTAGAACTTGCTTTATACAAGGtgtaatttatttacatttgagTTCTAAGATCTAACCATAAataaaatgcaaggatcattaaattgtattttttcgTCTAATCTTTCTCTTTCCCATATTGAGTTAAACTGCTTCACCATAGAGAATAAATATGTTCAAGTctcaaaattgttttatttcatCTTTATATTTGTAAAGAGATttagggagaagagagaaggagagagagaaaggaaagtGTTTCTTGATGAGGATTCAACCCGACcatagattgggaaatgaagcaGTACATATAGGCAGTTGCATAACAGAATGATAAAGCTGTTAGGCAGTTGCATAACAGAATGATGAAGTTGCTAGGCAGTTGCATAACGGAATGATAAAGTTGCTAGGCAGTTACATAACAAAATGATAAAGTTGTTAGACAGTTGCATAACAGAATGATAAAGCTGTTGACAGTTGTACTTACAACTGTCTAACAGAAAACTAACCTAACCTGAGTTAGTTAACTGTGAGAAACAGTTAACTAACCTTTGATTACAAGAGATACAGAAACTAAGTAAAAAACACTTAGGAAGTAAAATACTACTCTCTTATAAAGGCATTGTTGACGTCCAT is a window from the Glycine max cultivar Williams 82 chromosome 2, Glycine_max_v4.0, whole genome shotgun sequence genome containing:
- the LOC100811262 gene encoding uncharacterized protein isoform X1 yields the protein MESVNDLIQEAKLRTLWWALCIFAVSYFLTHTSKSMWMNVPMSILFVVGLRILFNRVEFRWKLQQPRPQTYLSHLEKKQLSLNDPCLTSLPSPAKWKRKIDSPAVEAAMSDFIDKILKDFVVDLWYSEISPDKEFPEQIRAIIMDVLAEISGRVKEINLVDLLTRDLVDLIGVHIELFRRNQAVIGVNIMKTLSSEERNDRLKFHLLNSKELHPALISPESEYKVLQRLMSAVLATVLRQREAQCPVIRSISRELLTCLVMQPIMNLASPGYINELIESLLLLFNDDGTEGMGSDQSTNVASLHHGHSVASKGGHNNLTASNKHPSLNQGTDMILAKMSDQGGTSLQDSTLHQESKQVGPADWARMLEVTTQRRTEILMPENLENMWTKGRNYKRKENKIIKAGSKDLSAKSPSTDSSRPHRKLAQETSASKRGKYEVADGKSSLPPLPAIGSDPLQNVGSAKNSESPKNPGKELSIVGDLASDAYRSPLKRSSSASSLGILSNKEDSRISEFFNPELERHSEGFRGKSSSNMIVRKEGSLVPKLRCRVVGAYFEKIGSTCFAVYSIAVTDAQNKTWFVKRRYRNFERLHRHLKDIPNYTLQLPPKRIFSSSTDDAFVHQRCIQLDKYLQDLLSIANVAEQHEVWDFFSVSSKVCICMNYSFGKSPSVMKTLAVNVDDAMDDIVRQFKGVSDGLRRKVVGSSSLINEGSATSNTPWNLSWNADEIDKSIPRQSTAESVSSDNEEGERNNFDRENIDREAAQDSGLHSYNALISKGYSSRISNWDEESRNLDFDRKHDMVVEARAGNGIPATNFILIHDNLEDPVGVPPEWTPPNVSVPILNLVDNIFQLNKRGWIRRQVYWISKQILQLVMEDAIDDWLLRQIHWLRREETVSQGIRWVQDVLWPGGTFFLRVGTPQIISDSDKKSSPTMSRSGGSNITKSESGSFEQELEAARRASDIKKLLFDGAPTTLVSLIGHKQYRRCARDIYYFSQSNVCVKQLAYAILELALVSIFPEIRNVVKSIHQPV
- the LOC100811262 gene encoding uncharacterized protein isoform X2 yields the protein MESVNDLIQEAKLRTLWWALCIFAVSYFLTHTSKSMWMNVPMSILFVVGLRILFNRVEFRWKLQQPRPQTYLSHLEKKQLSLNDPCLTSLPSPAKWKRKIDSPAVEAAMSDFIDKILKDFVVDLWYSEISPDKEFPEQIRAIIMDVLAEISGRVKEINLVDLLTRDLVDLIGVHIELFRRNQAVIGVNIMKTLSSEERNDRLKFHLLNSKELHPALISPESEYKVLQRLMSAVLATVLRQREAQCPVIRSISRELLTCLVMQPIMNLASPGYINELIESLLLLFNDDGTEGMGSDQSTNVASLHHGHSVASKGGHNNLTASNKHPSLNQGTDMILAKMSDQGGTSLQDSTLHQESKQVGPADWARMLEVTTQRRTEILMPENLENMWTKGRNYKRKENKIIKAGSKDLSAKSPSTDSSRPHRKLAQETSASKRGKYEVADGKSSLPPLPAIGSDPLQNVGSAKNSESPKNPGKELSIVGDLASDAYRSPLKRSSSASSLGILSNKEDSRISEFFNPELERHSEGFRGKSSSNMIVRKEGSLVPKLRCRVVGAYFEKIGSTCFAVYSIAVTDAQNKTWFVKRRYRNFERLHRHLKDIPNYTLQLPPKRIFSSSTDDAFVHQRCIQLDKYLQDLLSIANVAEQHEVWDFFSVSSKNYSFGKSPSVMKTLAVNVDDAMDDIVRQFKGVSDGLRRKVVGSSSLINEGSATSNTPWNLSWNADEIDKSIPRQSTAESVSSDNEEGERNNFDRENIDREAAQDSGLHSYNALISKGYSSRISNWDEESRNLDFDRKHDMVVEARAGNGIPATNFILIHDNLEDPVGVPPEWTPPNVSVPILNLVDNIFQLNKRGWIRRQVYWISKQILQLVMEDAIDDWLLRQIHWLRREETVSQGIRWVQDVLWPGGTFFLRVGTPQIISDSDKKSSPTMSRSGGSNITKSESGSFEQELEAARRASDIKKLLFDGAPTTLVSLIGHKQYRRCARDIYYFSQSNVCVKQLAYAILELALVSIFPEIRNVVKSIHQPV